Genomic DNA from Thermosipho ferrireducens:
AAACTTTTTCCATAAATTCTAAATACTTACGAAAGGAAAGTGTTTATTATGAAAAAAACAGATAAAAAGGTTGTGATAATAACTGGTGGAAATAATGGACTTGGCTACTATATGGCAAAAGCACTTCTGGAAGATGGGCATAAAATAGCTGTTTTTGATATTTCAGGAGAAAATCTAACAAACCTTCAGGAAATTTACCCGGAAAATCTACTTTTTTGCAAATGTGATGTTTCCATCGAAGATGAAGTGAACCTTTCAGTTGATAAAGTTATTGAAAATTGGGAAAAGATAGATGTTTTAATTAATAACGCGGCTCTTGCAATCTTCAAAAATTTTGAGCACAAAAACATAGAAGAAACAAAAAAGGAATTTTCTGTCAACTATTTTGGATATATCTTAATGATTAAATCGGTGCTTCCTCATATGAAAAAGCGGGGGAAAGGTATTATATACAACGTAAGCTCTGGGGTGGGAATAACGGGATTCGCAAAAATTCATGGTTATGCTTCTACAAAAGCTGCTATTGAAACACTTACAAGAACATTAGCTATAGAGTTTGAACAATATAACATAAGTGTTAATTTAATACATCCTCCATTAATGAGAACAAAATCAGCATCACCATTGGGAATTCCTCCTCAAATGATGGAAGATCCCGAGATTACAGCAAAAAAACTTGCAAAAAAGATCTTTGCTGATAAAAAAGTGCTCACCCCAGATTTTAAAACTTCAGTTTTTTTATTTATTTCTCGAATGTGTCCAGACGCGGTAGGAAAATTTTTAAGCAAAATGACCGAAAAAAACAAAACTTATTAAAAAATTGTAGACAAAGGGAGGGATTTCCGTAAAACGAAAAGATTTACTAAAATATCTAACAAATTTTATTTTAAAA
This window encodes:
- a CDS encoding SDR family NAD(P)-dependent oxidoreductase, whose translation is MKKTDKKVVIITGGNNGLGYYMAKALLEDGHKIAVFDISGENLTNLQEIYPENLLFCKCDVSIEDEVNLSVDKVIENWEKIDVLINNAALAIFKNFEHKNIEETKKEFSVNYFGYILMIKSVLPHMKKRGKGIIYNVSSGVGITGFAKIHGYASTKAAIETLTRTLAIEFEQYNISVNLIHPPLMRTKSASPLGIPPQMMEDPEITAKKLAKKIFADKKVLTPDFKTSVFLFISRMCPDAVGKFLSKMTEKNKTY